One genomic segment of Alphaproteobacteria bacterium HT1-32 includes these proteins:
- the smc gene encoding chromosome segregation protein SMC: MRFNRLKLTGFKSFVDPTELQIAPGVTGVVGPNGCGKSNLVEALKWVMGETSAKQMRGGEMDDVIFGGSQSRPARNVAEVLIELDNSDRTAPAMFNDADELQVTRRINRGQGSVYKVNGRESRARDVQLLFADAATGARSTALVSQGRIGALIAAKPTDRRSLLEEAAGITGLHSRRHEAELRLRGAETNLERLEDVVATIETQLQSLKRQARQAIRYRNLSEQIRKAEATVLHLRWTLASDNLDKARATFGELRNTVNDLTRAVAGASTQQTGAAALLPDLRQAEAEAAAIVQRLTLERERLDADEQRVSVARRETENRIAQIGRDAEREQALATDATAAIERLTAESTTIEEARAGESEAQATAQATVTAAREKVTGLESELDGLTTRLANEEAARVETNRRIADLENRLRRAVTRLEETEKQIAAVEADAVAAGQLEDSEKAEATGLEVVAAARTALEAAEKARAEAEEKRGAAVEAQQEINAGMAVLQAEEKALTQVLGSSSDDLFPPLIDAVTVPKGMETALGAAIEELELPLDEAAPKHWRTLPAYSDQAELPAGAEPLGKGVDAPVALARRLAQIGLVADVETGDRLQAGLAPGQRLVTRDGAFWRWDGYRVRADAPTAAAIRLQQRNRLKELRAQIEQSAARQAAALESAEQAKEAATAALADEQAARQHLRNGEQDLEIARTTAARLREKAAATTTRLDALRETATTLQTERNEISTALDAAREAQAKMTDGAALVEQANRIRGDLAEARNMLLSAQSHLDGLMREAAERRRRLESIAAERKSWSDRAGGATSRLKELAERLDEAKQKLELISSQPGEINDKRRALSGQLETAEVNRKEVADKLAVAETGLGEADKQLRQLEAALSEARELRGRAEASVEHGDNELRDLARQIRERLETGPQTLPRIAELDPEKPLPSSDEAERRFERLQRERDNMGPVNLRAEQEATELTEQMETMLSEREDLTRAIAKLRQGISALNKEGRERLLASFQTVDRNFQELFTRLFGGGRAHLSLTESDDPLDAGLEIMASPPGKRLQALSLLSGGEQALTAIALLFAVFLTNPAPICVLDEVDAPLDDSNVDRFCRLVEEIAKTSNTRFMVVTHHRMTMARMDRLFGVTMGERGVSQLVSVDLMTAEKLRDAV, translated from the coding sequence GTGCGGTTCAACCGGCTGAAACTTACCGGCTTCAAGTCGTTCGTCGATCCGACGGAATTGCAGATCGCACCGGGTGTAACCGGTGTTGTCGGCCCGAACGGCTGCGGTAAATCCAATCTGGTTGAAGCCCTGAAATGGGTGATGGGTGAGACCTCTGCCAAGCAGATGCGTGGCGGGGAGATGGATGATGTCATCTTTGGTGGCAGTCAGTCCCGCCCGGCCCGCAATGTTGCGGAAGTGCTGATCGAACTGGATAACAGTGACCGCACTGCCCCCGCCATGTTCAATGATGCCGACGAATTGCAGGTGACCCGGCGGATCAACCGGGGACAGGGTTCGGTCTATAAGGTCAATGGCCGGGAAAGCCGGGCGCGGGATGTGCAGCTGCTGTTTGCAGATGCGGCCACCGGGGCACGGTCAACGGCGCTGGTCAGTCAGGGGCGGATCGGCGCACTGATTGCGGCCAAGCCGACGGATCGCCGGTCTCTGCTGGAAGAAGCTGCCGGTATTACGGGCCTGCATTCCCGGCGGCATGAAGCTGAGTTGCGGCTGCGCGGTGCAGAGACCAATCTGGAACGGCTGGAAGATGTCGTTGCGACCATCGAGACCCAGTTGCAAAGCCTGAAGCGTCAGGCCCGTCAGGCCATCCGCTATCGCAATCTTTCCGAACAGATCCGCAAGGCGGAGGCGACGGTGCTGCATCTGCGCTGGACGCTGGCATCCGACAATCTCGACAAGGCGCGGGCAACCTTTGGCGAATTGCGCAATACGGTCAATGACCTGACCCGCGCTGTTGCCGGTGCCTCGACACAACAGACCGGGGCTGCGGCCCTGCTGCCCGACCTGCGACAGGCGGAGGCCGAGGCCGCAGCTATTGTGCAGCGGCTGACCCTGGAACGGGAACGGCTGGATGCAGACGAGCAGCGTGTTTCCGTCGCCCGGCGTGAGACCGAAAACCGGATTGCCCAGATCGGACGGGATGCCGAACGTGAACAGGCACTGGCGACGGATGCGACCGCAGCCATTGAACGGCTGACGGCGGAATCAACGACCATTGAGGAAGCCCGCGCCGGCGAGAGCGAAGCACAGGCGACGGCACAGGCAACGGTGACCGCAGCACGCGAGAAAGTTACCGGGCTGGAGAGCGAACTGGATGGTCTGACGACCCGGCTCGCCAATGAAGAAGCCGCGCGGGTGGAAACCAACCGGCGGATTGCCGATCTGGAAAACCGCCTGCGTCGTGCCGTCACCCGGCTGGAGGAAACGGAAAAGCAGATCGCCGCAGTAGAAGCAGATGCGGTTGCTGCCGGTCAGCTTGAAGACAGCGAGAAAGCCGAAGCCACCGGGCTGGAAGTGGTGGCTGCCGCACGAACGGCGCTGGAGGCGGCAGAGAAAGCCCGCGCTGAGGCGGAGGAAAAGCGCGGTGCAGCGGTTGAGGCACAGCAGGAAATCAATGCCGGTATGGCGGTGTTGCAGGCTGAGGAGAAGGCGCTGACGCAGGTGCTGGGCAGCAGCTCTGATGATCTGTTCCCGCCGTTGATTGATGCCGTCACCGTGCCGAAGGGAATGGAAACGGCGCTGGGTGCGGCGATTGAGGAGCTTGAGTTGCCGCTGGACGAGGCGGCACCGAAACACTGGCGAACCTTACCCGCTTATTCTGATCAGGCGGAACTGCCGGCGGGTGCGGAGCCTCTCGGCAAGGGGGTGGATGCCCCGGTCGCCCTGGCCCGTCGTCTGGCCCAGATCGGACTGGTGGCTGATGTGGAGACAGGCGACCGTCTGCAGGCCGGTCTTGCCCCCGGCCAGCGGCTGGTGACCCGTGATGGTGCATTCTGGCGCTGGGATGGCTATCGGGTCCGGGCCGATGCACCGACGGCCGCTGCGATACGTCTGCAACAGCGCAACCGCCTGAAGGAATTGCGAGCCCAGATTGAGCAGTCTGCAGCCCGGCAGGCAGCGGCTCTTGAATCTGCCGAGCAGGCGAAGGAAGCGGCAACGGCTGCGCTGGCGGACGAACAGGCCGCACGCCAGCATTTGCGTAATGGTGAGCAGGATCTGGAGATCGCCCGGACAACGGCAGCCCGCCTGCGGGAAAAGGCCGCGGCAACCACCACCCGGCTTGATGCATTACGGGAGACGGCAACGACCCTGCAGACTGAGCGCAACGAGATTTCAACCGCACTGGATGCGGCCCGCGAGGCACAGGCAAAGATGACAGATGGTGCGGCGCTGGTCGAACAGGCCAACCGCATCCGGGGTGATCTGGCAGAAGCCCGTAACATGCTGCTGTCTGCGCAGAGCCATCTGGACGGGCTGATGCGCGAGGCGGCTGAACGCAGGCGGCGGCTTGAGTCGATCGCGGCAGAACGGAAAAGCTGGTCTGACCGGGCCGGTGGTGCAACCTCTCGCCTGAAAGAACTGGCAGAGCGACTGGATGAAGCAAAGCAGAAGCTGGAGCTGATCTCGTCCCAGCCCGGTGAGATTAATGACAAACGCCGTGCCCTGTCCGGGCAGCTGGAAACCGCAGAGGTGAACCGGAAGGAAGTTGCCGACAAGCTGGCGGTTGCCGAAACCGGACTGGGTGAAGCGGACAAGCAGCTTCGCCAGCTGGAGGCTGCCTTGTCGGAGGCCCGTGAATTGCGGGGGCGTGCCGAAGCCAGCGTTGAACATGGCGACAATGAATTGCGCGACCTGGCCCGTCAGATTCGCGAACGGCTGGAAACCGGCCCGCAGACATTGCCGCGGATCGCCGAACTGGACCCGGAAAAGCCGCTGCCATCCTCGGACGAGGCCGAACGACGCTTTGAGCGCCTGCAGCGGGAACGCGATAATATGGGGCCGGTCAATCTGCGGGCAGAACAGGAAGCCACTGAACTGACCGAGCAGATGGAAACCATGCTGTCAGAGCGGGAAGACCTGACGCGGGCGATTGCAAAGCTGCGGCAGGGCATTTCAGCCCTGAACAAGGAAGGCCGCGAACGCTTGCTGGCCAGTTTCCAGACCGTCGACAGGAACTTTCAGGAACTGTTCACCCGGTTGTTCGGCGGTGGACGGGCGCATCTCAGCCTGACGGAATCAGATGATCCGCTTGATGCCGGACTTGAAATCATGGCCAGCCCGCCGGGCAAGCGCCTGCAGGCACTGTCACTGCTGTCGGGTGGTGAACAGGCGCTGACGGCCATTGCGCTGCTGTTTGCCGTCTTCCTGACCAACCCGGCGCCGATCTGTGTGCTGGATGAGGTCGATGCTCCCCTCGATGATTCCAACGTCGACCGTTTTTGTCGTCTGGTGGAAGAAATCGCCAAAACCTCCAACACCCGCTTTATGGTGGTCACTCACCACCGCATGACCATGGCCCGCATGGACCGCCTGTTTGGCGTGACCATGGGTGAGCGCGGTGTCAGTCAGCTGGTCAGCGTCGACCTGATGACCGCCGAAAAACTCCGCGATGCTGTCTGA
- a CDS encoding thioredoxin domain-containing protein, with the protein MLRKFALMAVCLVAFAAPSAAQDLKQMLADKVMGDPNAPVTIVEFSSFTCPHCASFHRDHLANVKKELIDTGRAKLIFRDFPLDRRALAAGMMARCVDPTGGPRFFGTVEILFKSQAKWAVRDEDQFINEMLKIGRIAGINGESLKSCLENTELQDGILAAQQEGVELYKVNATPSLVVYGKDATDFVTVKSGADVVKNLTEAVEDKTN; encoded by the coding sequence ATGTTACGTAAGTTTGCCCTGATGGCCGTCTGTCTGGTTGCTTTTGCGGCCCCGTCTGCGGCACAGGATCTGAAACAGATGCTGGCTGACAAGGTAATGGGCGACCCGAACGCGCCGGTTACGATTGTCGAGTTTTCGTCCTTCACCTGCCCGCATTGCGCGTCCTTTCACCGGGATCACCTGGCGAATGTGAAGAAAGAACTGATTGATACAGGCCGGGCGAAACTGATTTTCCGGGACTTTCCGCTGGATCGCCGGGCACTGGCCGCGGGCATGATGGCGCGTTGCGTCGATCCGACAGGCGGTCCGCGTTTCTTTGGCACTGTCGAAATTCTGTTCAAATCACAGGCGAAATGGGCCGTTCGTGATGAAGACCAGTTCATCAACGAGATGCTGAAAATCGGTCGCATCGCCGGTATCAATGGCGAGAGCCTGAAATCCTGCCTTGAGAATACGGAACTTCAGGATGGCATTCTGGCCGCCCAGCAGGAAGGTGTTGAACTCTACAAGGTCAATGCCACGCCGAGTCTGGTTGTCTATGGCAAAGATGCCACAGATTTTGTTACCGTAAAAAGCGGTGCGGATGTCGTGAAGAATCTGACCGAGGCTGTTGAAGACAAGACAAACTGA
- a CDS encoding DUF721 domain-containing protein has translation MAKAKNVEKQSEPGRRFRPVAIGECAAGIGDRAIRKRGFAEPRIIAEWERIVGPDLARTSRPVKLAERSGALTIKVGDGATAMRLTHMTIQITERVNAYFGYRAISRISVLQGVLPRTRAGHRREKLTPKPIPEAVANEIDMVTSAVPDDKLKDALRRLGRAIAADPTKT, from the coding sequence ATGGCCAAAGCAAAGAACGTCGAGAAGCAATCAGAACCCGGCCGCCGGTTCCGCCCGGTGGCGATAGGTGAATGTGCCGCCGGTATCGGTGATCGCGCCATCCGCAAACGCGGCTTTGCGGAACCCCGCATCATTGCCGAATGGGAACGCATTGTCGGCCCGGATCTGGCCCGGACCAGCCGGCCGGTGAAGCTGGCTGAACGGTCGGGCGCGCTGACCATCAAGGTGGGTGACGGGGCGACGGCCATGCGGCTGACCCATATGACGATCCAGATCACGGAGCGGGTGAACGCCTATTTCGGCTATCGCGCAATCAGCCGGATCTCGGTTCTGCAGGGTGTTCTGCCCCGTACCCGGGCCGGTCATCGGCGTGAAAAGCTGACGCCAAAGCCGATTCCCGAGGCCGTCGCCAACGAGATCGACATGGTGACAAGTGCCGTGCCGGACGACAAACTGAAGGATGCGTTGCGCCGGCTTGGCCGGGCAATTGCGGCGGATCCGACGAAAACGTGA
- the mutY gene encoding A/G-specific adenine glycosylase produces MTPEDLQQSLLEWYDRHRRVLPWRALPGEKPAPYHVWLSEIMLQQTTVATVGPYFREFLERWPTVSDLAAADLDEVLHAWQGLGYYARARNLHKCAIAVAAEHGGDFPDTEDGLATLPGVGPYTAAAVAAIAFDRKASPVDGNIERVTARLRAVEDPMPGVKPELRRLSAELTPDRRAGDFAQAMMDLGATICTPRKPACGLCPWRPGCAAQKAGIAADLPRRAKKADKPTRYGVIFWVSDIRGSILLRRRPEKGLLGGMMEFPSTDWRREVWTETEIRKAAPADAKWRPLTGIVRHTFTHFHLELTVWAGKASRKPATGEFVAIDCFSDYALPTVMKKVARHAMGKMEK; encoded by the coding sequence ATGACCCCTGAAGACCTGCAACAAAGCCTGCTGGAATGGTATGATCGTCACCGGCGGGTGCTGCCCTGGCGCGCCCTGCCCGGCGAAAAGCCGGCCCCCTACCATGTCTGGCTGTCGGAAATCATGTTGCAGCAGACCACCGTGGCAACCGTCGGTCCTTATTTCCGGGAATTCCTTGAGCGCTGGCCGACAGTCAGCGATCTGGCGGCTGCTGATCTCGACGAAGTCCTGCATGCCTGGCAAGGACTTGGCTATTACGCCCGCGCCCGCAACCTGCATAAATGCGCCATTGCAGTAGCCGCGGAGCATGGCGGGGATTTCCCGGACACGGAAGACGGACTGGCCACCCTGCCCGGTGTCGGCCCCTATACCGCCGCCGCAGTTGCCGCCATTGCCTTCGACCGCAAGGCATCACCGGTCGATGGCAACATTGAGCGGGTGACCGCCCGGCTGCGCGCCGTGGAAGACCCCATGCCCGGTGTGAAGCCGGAACTCCGTCGTCTTTCAGCCGAGCTGACGCCTGACCGGCGCGCCGGCGATTTCGCTCAGGCGATGATGGACCTGGGAGCAACCATCTGCACCCCGCGCAAACCGGCCTGCGGTCTCTGCCCCTGGCGGCCGGGCTGTGCGGCACAGAAAGCCGGCATCGCCGCCGATCTGCCCCGCCGCGCAAAGAAAGCTGACAAACCCACCCGTTACGGTGTGATTTTCTGGGTCTCGGATATCCGGGGCTCAATTCTGCTGCGCCGACGCCCGGAAAAAGGACTGCTCGGCGGCATGATGGAGTTTCCCTCCACCGACTGGCGCCGCGAGGTCTGGACAGAAACCGAAATTCGCAAGGCCGCGCCTGCCGATGCCAAATGGCGCCCGCTGACCGGGATCGTCCGCCATACCTTCACCCATTTTCATCTGGAACTGACAGTCTGGGCCGGCAAGGCATCCCGCAAACCCGCAACCGGCGAGTTCGTTGCCATCGACTGCTTCAGCGACTACGCCCTGCCAACCGTCATGAAAAAAGTCGCCCGGCATGCCATGGGGAAGATGGAAAAATGA
- a CDS encoding CYTH domain-containing protein has product MLRRHSGFLLATAVIMFGTTGFASMATALDDGPSGSSRIENEYKLNMPLDKYETVWSFLVDTYVTRKSLSTIDADYTTAPSVEFFSDQYFDDDAHSLLTHQHGVRIRSRFIPDNPASPKNGRRLLQIKVSNIDEKADLNRAEVKFDVGTQVRHNIKHLIPYVQPQDLHDVATVLNDLNVDIRELKKKITLKQERRRVYISYQNSPFATITLDKVDTSFMMWGCSFVEVEIELNEILYTAVDDDKRDEMEEVSGFIKTVLEKQFPFIKRDQTPKYNKASQCLGDKAPFYETLVNLF; this is encoded by the coding sequence ATGCTTCGCCGTCACTCCGGCTTTCTGCTGGCCACTGCTGTCATCATGTTCGGAACAACCGGTTTTGCCTCCATGGCAACCGCTCTTGATGACGGGCCTTCAGGCAGCTCACGTATCGAAAACGAGTACAAACTGAACATGCCGCTCGATAAGTATGAGACGGTCTGGAGTTTCCTTGTTGATACCTATGTCACCCGGAAGAGCCTCAGCACAATTGATGCGGACTACACAACCGCCCCCTCTGTTGAGTTTTTTTCTGACCAGTATTTTGATGATGATGCACACAGTCTTCTCACCCATCAGCACGGGGTCAGAATCCGGTCCCGGTTCATTCCGGACAATCCTGCCAGCCCGAAGAACGGACGACGGCTGTTGCAAATCAAAGTGAGTAATATCGACGAGAAGGCCGACCTGAACCGGGCAGAAGTAAAATTCGATGTTGGCACCCAGGTCCGGCACAACATCAAACATCTGATCCCCTATGTGCAGCCACAGGATCTGCATGATGTTGCCACTGTTCTGAACGACCTGAATGTCGATATCCGGGAGCTCAAGAAAAAGATCACCCTCAAACAGGAGCGCCGGCGGGTCTATATCTCCTACCAGAACTCGCCCTTTGCGACGATCACCCTGGATAAGGTCGACACCTCTTTCATGATGTGGGGATGTTCTTTCGTTGAAGTGGAAATCGAACTGAACGAAATTCTTTATACCGCCGTTGATGACGACAAGAGAGACGAGATGGAAGAGGTCTCCGGCTTCATCAAGACTGTGCTGGAAAAGCAGTTTCCCTTTATCAAACGGGACCAGACCCCCAAGTACAACAAGGCCAGTCAGTGTCTGGGCGACAAGGCACCGTTCTACGAAACTCTGGTCAACCTGTTCTAG
- a CDS encoding alpha/beta fold hydrolase, with amino-acid sequence MLTIEGFETQRIRTSGADIHLETGGNGPPLLLLHGYPQTHLLWRKIAPALARDFTVICPDMRGYGDSSRPASDASHSPYSKRVMAQDMVEVMGALGFGPFSVAAHDRGARVSHRMALDHPDRVSKLILMDIVPTRYRFQHVDKGVATKGYHWYFLIQPGGLPERLIGADTEFFLRHTLASWTAVEGAHEEAVMQDYLRCFSDPEMIHATCEDYRAGATIDLTHDEEDIDRKIACPVHVLWGDRSIQGSRFSLLDVWRERATTVTGQALPCGHFLPEEAPDETLAAMLAFLKN; translated from the coding sequence ATGCTGACCATTGAAGGCTTTGAAACACAACGTATCAGAACATCGGGGGCCGACATCCATCTGGAGACTGGTGGCAACGGCCCGCCCTTGCTGCTGTTACATGGCTATCCGCAGACACATCTGCTGTGGCGCAAGATTGCTCCGGCCCTTGCACGGGATTTCACGGTTATCTGCCCGGATATGCGCGGTTATGGCGACAGCTCCAGACCAGCCTCTGATGCCAGCCATTCACCTTATTCGAAACGCGTCATGGCGCAGGATATGGTGGAGGTCATGGGCGCACTCGGTTTCGGGCCGTTCAGCGTTGCGGCACATGACCGGGGTGCCAGGGTATCGCACCGGATGGCGCTCGATCACCCGGACCGGGTCAGCAAACTGATTCTGATGGATATCGTGCCGACCCGTTACCGGTTCCAGCATGTCGACAAGGGCGTCGCGACCAAAGGCTATCACTGGTATTTCCTGATTCAGCCCGGTGGACTGCCCGAGCGGCTGATCGGTGCCGACACGGAATTCTTCCTGCGCCACACCCTTGCCAGCTGGACGGCGGTTGAAGGCGCTCATGAAGAAGCCGTGATGCAGGATTACCTGCGCTGTTTTTCTGATCCCGAAATGATCCACGCGACCTGCGAGGATTACCGGGCCGGAGCTACCATCGACCTGACCCATGATGAGGAGGATATCGACCGGAAGATAGCCTGTCCGGTGCATGTCCTCTGGGGGGATCGCAGCATTCAGGGTTCCCGGTTTTCCCTGCTGGATGTCTGGCGGGAACGGGCAACAACGGTCACCGGTCAGGCATTGCCCTGCGGTCACTTTCTGCCGGAAGAAGCACCTGATGAAACCCTGGCCGCAATGCTCGCTTTTCTGAAAAACTGA
- a CDS encoding coproporphyrinogen III oxidase has translation MVWPGGFGLYIHWPFCVSKCPYCDFNSHVADAVDHDRWRAALIAELRHYAGQTAGRRLDSIFFGGGTPSLMDPATTKALIELAQSLWTPADDLEITLEANPGTIDAARFADFRSAGVNRLSLGVQSFDDEQLRFLGRAHDAATARRGIETARQSFDRFSFDLIYARPGQSAADWAAEMELALSFEPEHLSVYQLTIEPGTKFHTLHGRGEIVLPEEDLAGDLYELTQSRLNDAGLPAYEISNHARPGRECRHNMVYWRGGDFIGVGPGAHGRLTAGDLIFATRQHRAPEIWLNRVDDAGHATVDRNPVPMPERIEELLMMGLRLRDGVEQARFRQQTGQRLESCLDPERLATLAGEGLVTFDDTRLAATAEGRQRLNGVLGYLLG, from the coding sequence GTGGTCTGGCCGGGTGGCTTTGGCCTTTATATTCACTGGCCCTTCTGTGTTTCGAAATGCCCCTATTGTGACTTCAACAGCCATGTTGCCGACGCTGTCGATCATGACCGCTGGCGGGCGGCACTGATCGCTGAACTTCGTCATTATGCCGGACAGACTGCGGGCCGCCGCCTCGACAGTATCTTCTTCGGGGGCGGGACGCCCTCGCTGATGGACCCGGCAACCACGAAGGCGCTGATTGAACTGGCGCAGAGCCTCTGGACACCTGCGGATGATCTGGAAATCACGCTGGAAGCCAATCCCGGAACCATTGATGCGGCCCGGTTTGCCGATTTCCGTTCAGCCGGGGTTAACCGCCTGTCGCTGGGGGTCCAGTCTTTTGACGACGAACAGCTGCGGTTTCTGGGCCGGGCTCATGATGCGGCGACGGCGCGGCGCGGTATTGAGACGGCACGTCAGTCTTTCGACCGGTTCAGTTTCGACCTGATTTATGCCCGCCCGGGCCAGTCCGCCGCTGACTGGGCGGCAGAGATGGAACTGGCGCTGTCTTTCGAACCGGAACATCTGTCGGTCTATCAGCTGACTATCGAGCCCGGAACGAAGTTTCATACCCTGCATGGCCGGGGCGAAATCGTGCTGCCGGAAGAAGACCTGGCGGGTGATCTGTATGAACTGACTCAAAGCCGGCTGAATGATGCCGGACTGCCCGCCTATGAGATTTCCAACCATGCCCGGCCGGGGCGTGAATGTCGCCATAACATGGTCTATTGGCGGGGTGGTGATTTCATTGGCGTCGGACCCGGCGCACATGGCCGGCTGACGGCAGGTGATCTGATATTTGCCACCCGGCAGCACCGGGCACCGGAGATCTGGCTGAACCGGGTGGATGATGCGGGACATGCAACGGTCGACCGGAACCCGGTTCCGATGCCCGAGCGTATCGAGGAACTGCTGATGATGGGCCTGCGCCTGCGTGATGGTGTGGAGCAGGCACGGTTCCGGCAGCAGACCGGTCAGAGACTGGAGAGCTGCCTCGACCCTGAACGCCTGGCGACACTGGCCGGGGAAGGGCTGGTCACATTCGACGATACCCGTCTGGCGGCGACGGCAGAAGGCCGCCAGCGCCTGAACGGCGTCCTCGGCTATCTGCTCGGCTAA
- the rdgB gene encoding RdgB/HAM1 family non-canonical purine NTP pyrophosphatase: MVRRFSGGKLVVASHNEHKVGEIGIFLKPFGVDTVSAGSLGLPEPDETGDSFVANAKLKALAAAGAANLPALADDSGLCVTALNGDPGIYSARWGGDDKDFDLAMRRVNEGIGENADRSACFVAVLCLAWPDGHIDCFEGRVEGSIVWPPRGAAGFGYDPIFQPDGETRSFAEMNGAEKHAISHRARAFDQLIAACFG, translated from the coding sequence ATGGTTCGGCGTTTCTCGGGCGGGAAACTGGTTGTTGCCAGCCATAACGAACATAAAGTCGGTGAAATCGGCATTTTTCTGAAGCCTTTCGGGGTTGATACGGTGTCCGCCGGATCGCTTGGGCTGCCGGAACCGGATGAGACCGGAGACAGCTTTGTCGCGAATGCCAAACTGAAGGCACTGGCGGCGGCCGGTGCGGCGAACCTGCCCGCACTGGCAGATGATTCAGGACTTTGTGTGACGGCACTCAATGGTGATCCGGGTATCTATTCGGCCCGATGGGGTGGCGATGACAAGGATTTCGATCTGGCCATGAGGCGGGTGAATGAAGGCATTGGCGAAAATGCGGACCGCAGTGCCTGCTTTGTCGCCGTTCTGTGTCTCGCCTGGCCAGATGGGCATATCGACTGTTTTGAAGGTCGGGTTGAAGGCAGCATCGTCTGGCCGCCACGGGGTGCGGCCGGGTTCGGTTATGACCCGATATTTCAGCCGGATGGCGAAACCCGCAGCTTTGCCGAGATGAACGGGGCTGAGAAACATGCCATCAGTCACCGGGCGCGGGCTTTTGACCAGCTGATTGCAGCCTGCTTTGGCTGA
- a CDS encoding non-canonical purine NTP pyrophosphatase, with protein MHKQLVEPRIVLATHNAGKLEELNDLLKSYDIKTVPIGNWDLPEPEENGKSFAENAEIKAVAAATATGLPALADDSGLMVEALDGFPGLQTARFMETWEEKRAEVERRLGEHSNRRASYNCALALAWPNGQSAVFVGRADGMMVWPARGSHESFDPVFQPNGYAKTYAELGYEIKSGIDARAQAFKELAKGCLQPATVDQD; from the coding sequence ATGCACAAACAGCTTGTTGAACCACGTATTGTTCTGGCCACCCACAACGCGGGCAAGCTGGAAGAACTCAATGACCTTCTGAAGTCCTACGACATCAAGACGGTTCCGATCGGTAACTGGGATCTGCCAGAGCCGGAAGAGAACGGCAAATCCTTTGCCGAGAACGCAGAAATCAAGGCCGTTGCTGCGGCAACCGCGACAGGACTGCCGGCGCTGGCGGACGATTCCGGCCTGATGGTCGAGGCGCTCGACGGGTTTCCCGGTCTGCAAACAGCCCGGTTCATGGAAACATGGGAAGAAAAACGTGCAGAAGTTGAGCGTCGTCTCGGCGAGCACAGCAACCGCCGGGCTTCCTATAACTGTGCGCTGGCTCTTGCCTGGCCGAATGGCCAGAGCGCGGTTTTTGTCGGACGGGCGGATGGCATGATGGTCTGGCCTGCACGGGGGAGCCATGAAAGCTTTGATCCCGTGTTCCAGCCGAACGGATATGCCAAGACCTATGCGGAACTGGGCTATGAGATAAAATCGGGTATCGATGCCCGTGCCCAGGCGTTCAAGGAGCTTGCGAAGGGATGCCTGCAACCGGCAACGGTGGATCAGGACTGA